One stretch of Corynebacterium imitans DNA includes these proteins:
- a CDS encoding DUF6928 family protein: protein MSYPAIVTMWFVSTPDPAGVLNSEPKADRGFGRKLLAQINPAWPITPIGEFPLNRSSTPGADEFYIAGYPGVAVVQTFVENMDKISEVTEYLREALPASDTYVFAHGTDSDFAGFAHYSGTTVRRALTATREVVLEDIGLPDPFEAPYWAGEKAEQLGGISLPFEPADLAVAAQEAWLGVPVSPQGPDVHVVGYAIDGRPEPRIRTQKPRTKTVNEVAARFADSEKDYDDYELPDPDEGGHEFADLADASIAATKRVGRGVARRVRSLAATVREKIRHSDR, encoded by the coding sequence ATGTCCTACCCCGCCATTGTGACCATGTGGTTTGTCAGCACGCCGGACCCCGCAGGCGTGCTCAATTCCGAGCCGAAGGCCGACCGCGGCTTCGGGCGCAAGCTGCTCGCGCAGATCAACCCGGCATGGCCGATCACACCGATCGGTGAGTTCCCGCTCAACCGCTCTTCCACGCCGGGTGCCGACGAGTTCTACATCGCCGGCTACCCCGGTGTCGCCGTAGTGCAGACTTTCGTGGAGAATATGGACAAAATCTCGGAGGTCACCGAGTATCTGCGCGAGGCCCTGCCCGCGAGCGATACCTACGTCTTCGCCCACGGCACCGACTCCGACTTCGCGGGTTTTGCCCACTACTCGGGCACCACGGTGCGCCGCGCGCTCACAGCCACGCGAGAGGTGGTGCTGGAGGACATCGGCCTGCCTGATCCCTTCGAGGCCCCCTACTGGGCTGGCGAGAAGGCCGAACAGCTCGGGGGCATCTCGCTGCCTTTCGAGCCTGCGGATCTGGCTGTCGCGGCGCAGGAGGCTTGGCTGGGGGTGCCGGTGAGCCCACAGGGCCCGGATGTGCACGTGGTCGGCTACGCCATCGACGGCCGGCCAGAGCCGAGAATCCGCACGCAGAAGCCGCGGACGAAGACCGTGAACGAGGTCGCCGCGCGCTTCGCTGATTCGGAGAAGGACTACGACGACTACGAGCTGCCAGACCCGGACGAGGGCGGCCACGAGTTCGCTGATCTTGCCGACGCCTCCATCGCCGCGACCAAGCGCGTCGGGCGGGGCGTCGCGCGACGCGTGCGCAGCCTCGCCGCCACGGTGCGGGAGAAGATCCGGCACTCGGACCGCTAG
- a CDS encoding resuscitation-promoting factor Rpf1 domain-containing protein has product MGRHSKQTTSPAKKALAGTAAAAALTGVGALAPHASAAPDSDWDRLAGCEAGGDWHINTGNGYYGGLQFNYGTWQAYGGGEFAPTADQATREQQIIVAERTLAQQGWGAWPACSASLGLNSAPTNRDAQAAQAAPAPAPAPAPAAAEAAAPAAQQDTTLAVDQLYKQIVANLNNAGIGVPAQVHTTYAANRHDYNAFYKANQPLIDAVLNGNVNGIIAQVQAQALR; this is encoded by the coding sequence ATGGGACGCCACTCCAAGCAGACCACTTCCCCGGCCAAGAAGGCCCTTGCGGGCACCGCAGCAGCGGCTGCCCTCACCGGCGTCGGCGCGCTGGCCCCGCACGCATCTGCCGCCCCGGACTCCGACTGGGACCGTCTCGCAGGCTGCGAGGCCGGCGGCGACTGGCACATCAACACCGGCAACGGCTACTACGGCGGCCTGCAGTTCAACTACGGCACCTGGCAGGCATACGGCGGCGGCGAATTCGCCCCGACCGCCGACCAGGCTACCCGCGAGCAGCAGATCATCGTTGCAGAGCGCACCCTCGCACAGCAGGGCTGGGGCGCATGGCCGGCTTGCTCCGCAAGCCTCGGCCTGAACTCCGCACCGACCAACCGCGACGCGCAGGCTGCGCAGGCAGCCCCGGCTCCGGCCCCCGCACCGGCACCGGCAGCTGCTGAGGCGGCCGCCCCGGCAGCACAGCAGGACACCACGCTTGCCGTGGACCAGCTGTACAAGCAGATCGTGGCGAACCTGAACAACGCTGGCATCGGCGTGCCGGCACAGGTGCACACCACCTACGCCGCGAACCGCCACGACTACAACGCCTTCTACAAGGCGAACCAGCCGCTGATCGACGCTGTCCTCAACGGCAACGTCAACGGCATCATCGCCCAGGTCCAGGCACAGGCACTGCGCTAA
- a CDS encoding NCS2 family permease, with the protein MSTVTSNATPQGGLDRFFHISERGSTVGREIRGGVVTFFAMAYIVLLNPLILGTSPDREGVVLGIPQVAAVTALAAGVMSILFGVVAKYPFGIATGLGLNTLVAVTLVGQQGLTWPEAMGLVVIDGIIIVLLAISGFRTAVFNAIPDSMKVAMSVGIGMFIAMIGLVDAGFVRRVPDEAMTTVPVQLGFGGSIASWPTFVFIVGLLICGFLVARNIPGGLFIGIVVTTIISLIVEHFAGAGSSAEDPHGWSLAVPALPDSFGGVPDLSLVGNVDLVGAFIHLGVIAASLLVFTLVLANFFDAMGTMTALGRQAEVTDEHGNLPDMKRALVVEGFGAVVGGAASSSSNTVFVDSSAGIADGARTGLANVVTGILFLIAMFFTPLYEMVPIEAAAPVLVVVGALMMMQVGNIEWSRFDVAFPAFLTIVVMPLTYSIANGIGVGFIAFTAMALFTGKTKHIHWIMWLISLLFVVYFAQGPILAALS; encoded by the coding sequence GTGAGTACCGTCACCTCTAATGCCACGCCACAAGGCGGGCTCGACCGATTCTTTCATATCAGCGAGCGGGGCTCCACTGTTGGCAGGGAGATCCGCGGCGGAGTGGTCACCTTCTTCGCCATGGCCTACATCGTCTTGCTGAACCCACTGATTCTGGGCACGAGCCCGGACCGCGAGGGCGTGGTGCTGGGCATCCCGCAGGTCGCGGCCGTGACTGCACTGGCCGCAGGCGTGATGAGCATCCTCTTCGGCGTGGTAGCCAAATACCCCTTCGGCATCGCCACCGGGCTGGGGCTGAACACGCTCGTGGCTGTCACGCTCGTCGGCCAGCAGGGGCTGACCTGGCCGGAGGCGATGGGGCTCGTGGTGATCGACGGCATCATCATCGTCCTGCTCGCCATCTCCGGGTTCCGCACTGCGGTGTTTAACGCAATTCCGGACTCGATGAAGGTTGCCATGAGCGTGGGCATCGGTATGTTCATTGCCATGATCGGCCTGGTGGACGCCGGTTTCGTCCGTCGTGTGCCGGACGAGGCGATGACCACGGTGCCGGTGCAGCTCGGCTTCGGTGGTTCGATCGCGTCGTGGCCCACCTTCGTCTTCATTGTTGGCCTGCTCATCTGCGGCTTCCTGGTGGCTCGCAACATCCCCGGCGGCCTGTTCATCGGCATCGTCGTGACCACGATCATTTCCCTGATCGTCGAGCACTTCGCCGGTGCCGGCTCTTCCGCAGAAGACCCGCACGGCTGGTCTTTGGCCGTGCCGGCGCTTCCGGACTCCTTCGGCGGTGTGCCGGATCTGTCGCTGGTGGGCAACGTGGACCTTGTCGGCGCCTTCATCCACCTCGGCGTCATCGCCGCCTCCCTGCTGGTGTTTACCCTTGTGCTGGCGAACTTCTTCGACGCCATGGGCACCATGACCGCACTCGGCCGCCAGGCCGAGGTCACCGACGAGCACGGCAACCTGCCGGACATGAAGCGCGCCCTGGTCGTCGAAGGCTTTGGCGCGGTGGTCGGCGGCGCGGCGTCGTCTTCCTCGAACACGGTATTCGTCGACTCCTCGGCCGGCATTGCCGACGGCGCGCGCACCGGCCTGGCCAACGTGGTCACCGGCATCTTGTTCCTCATCGCCATGTTCTTCACCCCGCTCTACGAGATGGTGCCCATCGAGGCCGCGGCTCCAGTGCTGGTCGTCGTGGGTGCGCTCATGATGATGCAGGTGGGCAACATCGAGTGGTCGCGTTTCGACGTCGCGTTCCCCGCCTTCCTCACCATCGTGGTCATGCCGCTGACTTACTCCATTGCTAACGGCATCGGTGTCGGCTTCATCGCGTTCACCGCCATGGCGCTGTTTACCGGTAAGACGAAGCACATCCACTGGATCATGTGGCTGATCTCCCTGCTGTTCGTGGTCTACTTTGCGCAGGGCCCGATCCTGGCGGCACTGAGCTAA
- a CDS encoding DUF3027 domain-containing protein, with product MSQSRKRSRNRSKKRSPLLSDVAIATARAALEEIAAPEEIGEHIGVGGLSQNVATHRFEASVPGYDGWEWNAVIACATGSTWVTVNEVALMPAAGALEAPDWVPYSERLRPGDLGPGDILEPAPDDNRITADSFSRHAIVFPGRETKHYLTEQGLSEAEKRWRTGEFGPNSEFAEKATLHCRTCAFYVPMGEPIGENFGVCTNEYSADGRVVASSYGCGAHADTTVDLI from the coding sequence GTGTCTCAATCCAGAAAACGATCCCGCAACCGGTCCAAGAAGCGTTCCCCACTGCTGAGCGATGTCGCCATCGCCACAGCGCGCGCCGCGCTCGAGGAGATCGCCGCGCCCGAGGAAATCGGGGAGCACATCGGCGTCGGAGGACTGAGCCAAAACGTGGCCACCCACCGCTTCGAGGCCAGTGTCCCCGGCTACGACGGCTGGGAGTGGAACGCCGTGATCGCCTGCGCCACCGGCTCGACCTGGGTGACCGTCAACGAAGTCGCGCTGATGCCTGCGGCCGGTGCGCTTGAAGCCCCCGATTGGGTGCCCTACTCGGAGCGGCTACGCCCGGGTGACCTCGGCCCCGGCGATATCCTCGAGCCCGCCCCGGACGACAACCGCATCACCGCGGACTCCTTCTCCCGCCACGCCATCGTCTTCCCCGGCCGCGAGACCAAGCACTACCTCACCGAGCAGGGCCTGTCGGAAGCGGAGAAGCGCTGGCGCACAGGCGAGTTCGGGCCCAACAGCGAGTTCGCAGAAAAGGCCACCCTGCACTGCCGCACCTGCGCCTTCTACGTGCCCATGGGGGAGCCGATCGGCGAGAACTTCGGCGTGTGCACCAACGAGTACTCCGCCGACGGGCGCGTGGTCGCCTCGTCCTACGGCTGCGGCGCGCACGCCGACACCACAGTGGACCTGATCTAA
- a CDS encoding glutaminyl-peptide cyclotransferase translates to MHQFSFPVSVTGVLTACALALGGCASVEPGASAGGVEKLRAVVQERYPFDSASFTQGLEVAADGTLLVGTGQEGQSRIYRRTLENADAELASVDLDPEFFGEGITQVGDSVWQLTWQDGVALRRDANTLEETDRATYDGEGWGLCARQDELIFSDGSAELRRLDPETFAERERFTVTANGAPVAGLNELECVGDAVYANVFTTTDIVRIDATTGEVTALIDASALPNNAEDDPNNVLNGIAHLSDTEEFLFTGKRWPDMYRVTFEPAE, encoded by the coding sequence ATGCATCAGTTCTCTTTCCCCGTTTCTGTCACCGGCGTGCTTACGGCGTGCGCCCTCGCGCTCGGCGGTTGTGCCAGTGTCGAGCCGGGGGCGTCGGCAGGTGGCGTCGAGAAGCTGCGCGCTGTGGTGCAGGAGCGCTACCCCTTCGATTCGGCAAGCTTTACCCAGGGCCTCGAGGTGGCCGCGGACGGCACGCTTTTGGTGGGCACCGGGCAGGAGGGGCAGTCGCGCATTTACCGACGCACGCTTGAGAACGCTGATGCCGAGCTGGCATCCGTGGACTTGGATCCGGAGTTCTTCGGCGAGGGTATTACTCAGGTCGGAGATAGTGTTTGGCAGCTGACCTGGCAGGACGGTGTCGCGCTGCGGCGGGACGCGAATACGCTGGAAGAGACTGACCGCGCCACCTACGACGGCGAGGGCTGGGGACTGTGCGCGCGCCAGGACGAGCTGATCTTCTCCGACGGCTCGGCGGAGCTGCGCCGCCTCGACCCGGAAACTTTCGCGGAGCGAGAAAGATTTACCGTCACCGCAAACGGCGCGCCCGTGGCCGGGCTCAACGAGCTGGAATGCGTCGGCGACGCGGTCTACGCCAACGTCTTTACCACCACCGATATCGTGCGCATCGACGCCACCACGGGCGAGGTCACCGCGCTTATCGACGCCTCCGCGCTCCCCAACAACGCCGAGGATGACCCCAACAACGTCCTCAACGGCATCGCGCACCTGTCGGACACCGAGGAGTTCCTCTTCACCGGCAAACGCTGGCCGGATATGTACCGCGTGACCTTCGAACCCGCCGAGTAA
- a CDS encoding cold-shock protein: MPIGKVKWFDAEKGFGFASNPGEEDVFIGKSVLPDGVEELVPGQRVEFDFAAGRKGPQALRVKVLDSPKRRPVHRHKPEQLGSMLADVMTMIETQVQPALTQGRYPERKEARQVAEILRAVARELDA; the protein is encoded by the coding sequence ATGCCTATTGGAAAGGTGAAGTGGTTCGACGCCGAGAAGGGCTTCGGCTTCGCATCCAACCCGGGTGAAGAGGACGTCTTCATCGGCAAGTCCGTCCTCCCCGACGGCGTAGAGGAGCTCGTCCCGGGCCAGCGCGTCGAATTCGACTTCGCGGCCGGCCGCAAGGGCCCGCAGGCGCTGCGCGTCAAGGTACTCGACAGTCCGAAGCGCCGCCCGGTACACCGGCACAAGCCGGAGCAGCTGGGCAGCATGCTCGCCGACGTCATGACGATGATTGAGACGCAGGTGCAGCCGGCGCTCACGCAGGGCCGCTACCCGGAGCGCAAAGAGGCGCGCCAGGTCGCAGAAATTCTGCGCGCCGTCGCCCGCGAGCTCGACGCTTAA
- a CDS encoding helicase-associated domain-containing protein, producing MTDFANALAQLTPDSLRRLIAARPDAFFPPPPSLASLATRLTQSASTARALRTLNAAELAALQSLVDAGAELTPATPAEDITALTDAALIYPAGNEGDVRVAPGAVAPLPPAWRVADRIPADLDAKLAALDERQRKVLESLAAGGGIGVSKAAAPDADPTTPAARLLASGLIDRYNEHSVRLPEPVLLALRGRTPREHPLTPPPTQEVDQAKVDADATAAGLEAVRQMRQLLTFLMRSPVALNKDGSVGVRALAALEKALGFDTRLLITVGHAAGLLGCGPVDEQDCLAATKDALSWCDATIADQWAILLAGWLASPWRLDTAKLLHSESREPDLRRAKEMVVRHSGDPQQLLFYAPLDAAGLRPERVTALCGEARTFGALAPTPSTPLRALLEREDVAAATRELVPAEIDAVIAQADLTILAPGPLPPAMAAVLESFAELESPGLASVWRVSDASVRRAFDAGRTAEELKTWLEAHTLGEVPQSLSFLLDDVARTHGAIRAGHAMSYLRSADPALIATAAQHTPLRVLAPTVAVSDLPLPKLLRALREAGLQPAAEDADGATLDIAPEPALVRPTPAALPKTQRVGEELTEQLVARLLAHENGAPHAAAAQSPTETLQAAARARRHVRVTYFDSAGEKQTLTALPLSVRAGRADLLNESTDAVVRLPIPRVAEVELA from the coding sequence ATGACTGACTTCGCCAACGCACTTGCACAGCTCACCCCCGACTCCCTGCGCCGCCTCATCGCCGCGCGCCCGGACGCGTTCTTCCCGCCTCCGCCGTCGCTGGCGTCGCTCGCCACCAGGCTGACGCAGTCCGCCTCCACCGCACGGGCGCTGCGCACGCTGAACGCCGCAGAGCTCGCCGCGCTGCAATCGCTTGTCGACGCCGGCGCGGAACTCACCCCCGCCACCCCCGCAGAAGACATCACCGCCCTCACCGACGCCGCGCTCATCTACCCCGCGGGCAACGAGGGTGACGTACGCGTCGCCCCCGGCGCGGTCGCCCCGCTGCCTCCAGCCTGGCGCGTCGCCGACCGCATCCCTGCCGATTTAGACGCAAAGCTCGCCGCCCTCGACGAGCGCCAGCGCAAAGTCCTCGAATCCCTGGCCGCGGGCGGCGGCATCGGCGTCTCCAAGGCCGCGGCACCGGACGCGGATCCTACAACCCCGGCCGCGCGCCTTCTAGCTTCAGGCCTTATCGATCGCTACAACGAGCACTCTGTGCGCCTACCCGAGCCCGTGCTTCTGGCCCTCCGTGGCCGCACCCCGCGCGAGCACCCGCTCACCCCGCCCCCGACGCAGGAAGTGGACCAGGCGAAGGTCGACGCCGACGCCACCGCCGCTGGGCTCGAAGCGGTGCGCCAGATGCGCCAACTACTTACTTTCCTCATGCGCTCCCCCGTCGCCTTAAACAAGGACGGCTCCGTGGGCGTGCGCGCGCTCGCAGCGTTGGAGAAAGCCCTCGGCTTCGACACCCGTCTGCTCATCACGGTAGGCCACGCGGCAGGACTTCTCGGCTGCGGCCCGGTCGACGAGCAGGACTGCCTCGCCGCCACCAAGGACGCGCTCTCCTGGTGCGACGCCACGATCGCCGACCAGTGGGCGATCCTGCTCGCGGGCTGGCTCGCCTCCCCCTGGCGACTCGACACCGCCAAACTGCTGCATTCCGAATCCCGCGAACCCGACCTACGCCGCGCTAAAGAGATGGTGGTCCGCCACAGCGGCGACCCGCAGCAGCTCCTCTTCTACGCCCCACTCGACGCCGCGGGCCTGCGCCCAGAGCGCGTCACCGCCCTCTGCGGTGAGGCCCGCACGTTCGGTGCGCTCGCGCCCACCCCGTCCACGCCCCTACGCGCCCTGCTTGAGCGCGAAGACGTCGCCGCCGCGACCCGCGAGCTCGTCCCCGCCGAGATCGACGCCGTCATCGCCCAGGCCGACCTGACCATCCTCGCGCCCGGCCCCCTCCCTCCCGCGATGGCAGCGGTCCTCGAGTCCTTCGCCGAGCTCGAATCCCCCGGCCTGGCCAGCGTGTGGCGCGTCAGCGACGCCTCGGTGCGCCGCGCCTTCGACGCCGGCCGCACCGCCGAGGAGCTCAAGACCTGGCTCGAGGCGCACACTCTGGGCGAGGTGCCCCAATCTTTGAGCTTTTTGCTTGACGACGTCGCGCGCACCCACGGTGCCATCCGCGCCGGCCACGCGATGAGCTACCTCCGCAGCGCCGACCCGGCACTCATCGCCACCGCTGCCCAGCACACCCCACTGCGGGTACTCGCCCCAACCGTGGCCGTCTCCGATCTGCCCCTGCCCAAACTGTTAAGAGCACTGCGCGAGGCAGGCCTGCAGCCAGCCGCCGAAGACGCAGACGGCGCCACGCTCGACATCGCCCCCGAACCTGCACTCGTCCGCCCGACACCTGCAGCACTGCCCAAAACGCAGCGCGTGGGCGAAGAGCTGACCGAGCAATTAGTCGCCCGGCTCCTCGCACACGAAAATGGCGCGCCGCACGCCGCTGCGGCCCAGTCCCC
- a CDS encoding TrmH family RNA methyltransferase — MRTRIEDPQDPRLDDIRDLKHSDKEKGLVFAEGPLVAGRLVESRFPVRAVYGFGGRLESFLEEYGEELTRRGVPVYEITRQLMGEVAGYDMHRGLLASADKAPERSVAEVIDGASTLVILEGVGDHENIGSIFRNAAGMGVDGVLFGAATADPLYRRSVRVSMGHVLRTPFAHLDGTTTTWQRSLNELKDAGWWLVSLTPADDAVLLHEAVAGHDKIAFLVGGEGPGLTRHAMAATHVRAKIPMAPGTDSLNVATSAAIAFYEAQR; from the coding sequence ATGCGCACGCGTATCGAGGATCCCCAGGACCCGCGCTTAGACGACATCCGCGACCTGAAGCACTCGGACAAGGAGAAGGGCCTGGTCTTCGCCGAAGGCCCGCTCGTGGCTGGCAGGCTCGTAGAGTCTCGCTTCCCCGTCCGCGCCGTCTACGGTTTCGGTGGCAGGCTGGAGTCCTTCCTCGAAGAGTACGGGGAGGAACTTACCCGCCGCGGCGTCCCGGTCTACGAGATCACCCGCCAGCTGATGGGCGAGGTTGCAGGCTACGACATGCACCGCGGCCTGCTCGCGTCTGCGGACAAGGCTCCGGAGCGCAGCGTCGCCGAGGTGATCGACGGCGCGAGTACCCTGGTCATCCTCGAGGGCGTGGGCGACCACGAGAACATCGGCTCCATCTTTAGAAACGCCGCAGGCATGGGCGTTGACGGCGTGCTCTTCGGCGCGGCGACCGCCGACCCGCTGTACCGACGCAGCGTGCGGGTGTCCATGGGGCACGTGCTGCGCACCCCGTTCGCGCACTTAGACGGCACCACGACCACGTGGCAGCGCTCCCTCAACGAGCTGAAAGACGCCGGCTGGTGGCTGGTTTCGCTCACCCCGGCCGACGACGCCGTGCTGCTGCACGAGGCCGTGGCGGGGCACGACAAGATTGCCTTCCTCGTTGGTGGGGAGGGGCCGGGGCTCACCCGGCACGCGATGGCGGCGACGCACGTGCGGGCGAAAATCCCCATGGCGCCGGGCACCGATTCGCTCAACGTGGCGACCTCGGCCGCGATCGCCTTCTACGAGGCGCAGCGCTAG
- a CDS encoding DUF2771 domain-containing protein: MAKPGASSWGKQIAVIAVGVIVLVAGIYAFLEWQRTSPSTPVRDIRVEVSAGEAAEELAPYTVCPLDEQCDGGEPPTIDAGEAKELTISVPEEISSSGWRLLAIYDDPAANDERVFQSHEANEHTIDAVTDTGARLVVAEVSALEIDKGEDGEEIPVLATWSVALNDA; this comes from the coding sequence ATGGCTAAACCGGGTGCGAGTTCATGGGGCAAGCAGATCGCCGTCATTGCGGTGGGGGTGATCGTGCTGGTTGCGGGCATTTACGCCTTCTTGGAGTGGCAGCGCACCAGCCCCTCTACTCCGGTGCGCGATATCCGCGTTGAGGTGTCCGCGGGCGAGGCCGCAGAGGAACTTGCGCCGTACACGGTCTGCCCACTCGATGAACAGTGCGACGGGGGCGAGCCGCCCACGATAGACGCGGGTGAGGCGAAGGAATTGACCATTTCGGTGCCGGAGGAGATCTCCAGCTCCGGGTGGCGCCTGCTCGCCATTTACGACGACCCGGCCGCCAACGACGAGAGGGTCTTCCAATCCCACGAAGCCAACGAGCACACCATCGACGCCGTGACCGACACTGGCGCGCGCTTGGTCGTCGCTGAGGTCTCCGCCCTGGAGATAGATAAAGGCGAAGACGGGGAAGAGATCCCTGTCCTCGCCACGTGGTCGGTCGCGCTTAACGACGCTTAA